GATTTGGTGCGGAAGATTGCAGTTTGGATGGATTCGAGAAAATGACTCATATTATTAAATGTACTGGCCAATAGACCGATTTCATCGCGGGTGTTGACGTTTATAGTGTGTGTTAGATCTCCGGCGCCAATTTTCTGGGCACCCGCCTGTAAAAGCTTAATCGGCCTGGTTAAAGTACGCGTAAAGAAAAATGCCGCGATAACACCAAGCACAAGAATACCTATGGAAATTATAAAAATCTGTAGTGTCGCTGTATGAATAATTTTATTTGATCTTTCCTGTGAAGCACCCAGCACCATGGCGCCGATGAGTCGGCCATTTATCAACAGCTTCCTTCTCGCCTCTATGACGTCTTTATCCTCGCGTTTCGTTTTGTTTATATAAAATGAATCTTCAACAGTTTTGGTATAAGGAACAGGTTGACTGTAATCAAATTGGGTTATTTCATTAAATATTTCAGGTTCTTCCCGGCTCACGCGGGAATAGTCGCTATCACCGATTATCCGGCCGCGGTCATCATAAATCGTAATATAGATAATATCTTCCTGTTTAAGCACGTCAGTGCAGACTTCTTTTAATAAAGGATAATCCCATGACACTAACATCTCCTTGCAATTGGTCGCCAGATTTGAAGATAAGGTTTTTAACCGGATGATATTTTCAGTGTGAATGATTTTTTGGATGTTGAAGGAAAATGACAGCGTCAAGGCAAGAATGGCTGCCACGAGCAGGGCAACGGTTACAATCAAGTATTTATTAAGAATACTTAAACCCAGAACCTTAGTTTTCGAAAAAATTGTTTTTTCCCCCATCATAGACTCCGTTATGAAAGTGAATCAACATGAGATTAACCCGCCGACAAGGAGCTGCACTAGGTGAATCCGGCTTCGGCCAAAAGTTTGCGGAGCTCCTTTTAGTTGATTATAGTTATCCTGAAACCAAAGCATTCCTTAATCAGACAGTATAATTTATTTATCAAACTTTTTTTTCCAGTAATCCAGGTCATAAAATTTTTCACCGTGAATCGAATCACACGCTTTTTTTACCGTATTATAATCCGCTAATTCTATAGATACCCATTTTTCGTATTTTTTATTCACCAATTGGATATCAGCAAGATTTTTTTTATGCATGTTAAGGAGTGCCTGTTTGACTTTTTTTAATTCTTTTTTAGGAATTGTTTTGGTATTGACGCAAAGCGGGAACTCCGGTACGGCAGGATGCCGCCAGAGACTTCGCAACTGTTCTTTTTCTTCATTGTATTGATTGAAAGTGGCTTCATTTATGAAACAAGCGGCAAACTGTCCAATAATAACCGCTTGCGCAGCTTTATCATGCCTGCCGAGATGTTCAAATTGAAAATATTTAAATTTGTCAATTCCCTGGTCTTTCAGCCAGCCGGTCGGCATGAGATTGCCGGAAGTGGAAGAAGGACTGGTCCCGCATACTTTTTTTCCTTTTAAATCTTTAAGTGATTGGTAGGGAGATTCAACTTTAACCGCGAGATGGCCGTAATAAGTCGGGGAACCGGATTTTTGAGCGCAGGCAAAGGGAAGCACCGGGCCGCTGCCGGCAGCTTGTACGCAGGTAACGGGCGCAAGAAATGCAAAATCAATTTCACCGGCCACAATATCTTTCACCACGGCAGTGTATCCGCCGGTAACCCCGGTGGTGGGATACAGTTTTAAACGTATATCCAGGCCGGTTTCCGCGCGAAGAACTTTTTCTATTCCCTTGAATCTTTCCATCATCTCCGTGGGTTTTCTAAGTGGCAAAATACCGAGATAATATGTTTTTGCCCAGATTTCTCCCGCTTGCGCCAAGCTAAAACAGATCAACATAATTCCTAATAATTTTTTTGTCATTTTTTTCTCCTTTTTAATAGTTTAGCAACCTAAAAAAAACATTGGTATTTATGAGTGAAAAGTATTACTTTATAATAATGCATCACAGGGATTCTTGCGTCAAGCGAATAAGTAAAACTATTTCCGGAGCGCGCTGATTTGGACTTTGTTTTTTTAAGAAGGGGTGTATGAAAGGGTGACATCAAGACACGGACCGGAAAAAAGAAGTCTTGATACTTTTATGTGCGGTGTTGTAATATTTAATAATTAAAAGTGGAGCAAACTAAGATTAATACAAACATGTCGATGCGATAAAGGCGTAGCAGCCAAAATCAGTCGTATGGGTGTGAATAGGGGGTGAGCATTTTTTAGAGAAAATTATTTTTAATTATATCGAGATAAGAAAACAGTAAAAAAATAATTCAAAACAGGAGGATGCTTAATGTCGGATTTGCTGAAACGGTTTGTGGTTTGTTTGGGCGCACTATGTATGTTATCCCTGGGAGCGGCGGCAATGGCGGAAGAAACAGTGCTTCAGACGGTTCAGCCGGTGACAACGGAAACCGCGCCTAAGGTTGCGCCAAAAATTCCTGCGCCGGTTGCTATTACTGATTTGAAGGTGCATGGTTTTATCCAGGCTTACTATGCGTGGTATGAAAAAATGAATCCGGACAGCTATTTTGAAATC
This sequence is a window from bacterium. Protein-coding genes within it:
- a CDS encoding phosphate/phosphite/phosphonate ABC transporter substrate-binding protein; this encodes MTKKLLGIMLICFSLAQAGEIWAKTYYLGILPLRKPTEMMERFKGIEKVLRAETGLDIRLKLYPTTGVTGGYTAVVKDIVAGEIDFAFLAPVTCVQAAGSGPVLPFACAQKSGSPTYYGHLAVKVESPYQSLKDLKGKKVCGTSPSSTSGNLMPTGWLKDQGIDKFKYFQFEHLGRHDKAAQAVIIGQFAACFINEATFNQYNEEKEQLRSLWRHPAVPEFPLCVNTKTIPKKELKKVKQALLNMHKKNLADIQLVNKKYEKWVSIELADYNTVKKACDSIHGEKFYDLDYWKKKFDK